The Brassica napus cultivar Da-Ae chromosome C7, Da-Ae, whole genome shotgun sequence genome has a segment encoding these proteins:
- the LOC106393228 gene encoding uncharacterized protein LOC106393228, translating to MLRLCGEIVTEEELLEKTFSTFHSSNIILQQQYRMKGFATYTDLISCLLLAEANNELLMKNSEARSVGTAPLPEANEIEKKNPNECNYIQNDKRSHGKGRGGYMNRDNYSNGRDRYLAGRKRNHNNRGRGSNPGRGRGSYGRGRGGISKPSYSTKSVCHRCGMSNHWTKNCRTPKHLCELYQESLKDKNPEAHMVHDS from the coding sequence atgctgagactttgtggtgaaatAGTAACCGAAGAAGAGTTACTCGAGAAAACATTCTCTACGTTTCATTCCTCAAACATAATCCTGCAGCAGCAGTACCGAATGAAAGGCTTCgccacatacactgatctgatctcgtgcctgctACTGGCCGAAgcaaacaatgagctcctgatgaagaacagtgaagcTAGATCTGTTGGAACAGCCCCATTACCAGAAGCCAAtgaaattgaaaagaaaaatcccAACGAGTGCAATTACATCCAGAATGATAAGAGATCACATGGCAAAGGCCGTGGTGGATACATGAACCGTGACAATTACTCGAACGGCCGAGATAGGTACTTGGCCGGCCGgaaaagaaaccacaataaccgtggtcgtggttccaatcccGGCCGTGGCCGAGGCAGTTATGGCCGAGGTCGAGGCGGTatatccaaaccgtcttactcgaccaaatccgtttgTCACAGATGTGGGATGAGCAACCATTGGACCAAGAATTGTAGAACTCCTAAGCACTTATGTGAGCTCTACCAAGAAAGTCTTAAagacaagaacccggaggctcaTATGGTCCATGATTCCTGA
- the LOC106394500 gene encoding ribonuclease 3, with translation MKFFLCILALQQLYVLSVAQDFDFFYFVVQWPGAYCDSRHSCCYPKTGKPAADFGIHGLWPNYKTGGWPQNCNPDSTFDELRVSDLMSNLRREWPTLSCPSNDGVHFWTHEWEKHGTCAESELDQHDYFEAGLKLKQKANLLHALTNAGIKPDDKFYEIKDIERAIKEAIGFAPGIECNKDSSHNSQLYQIYLCVDTSASNFINCPVMPHGRCDSRVQFPKF, from the exons ATGAAATTCTTCCTTTGTATTCTTGCGTTACAACAACTGTACGTGCTAAGTGTCGCTCAAGATTTCGATTTCTTCTACTTTGTTGTACAG TGGCCTGGAGCGTATTGTGATTCAAGACATAGTTGTTGCTATCCGAAAACCGGGAAACCAGCTGCGGATTTTGGAATTCATGGTCTTTGGCCTAACTACAAAACTGGTGGATGGCCTCAAAACTGTAATCCTGATAGCACATTTGATGAATTACGG gTATCTGATCTGATGAGCAACTTACGAAGAGAATGGCCAACATTGTCGTGTCCCAGCAACGATGGTGTCCACTTTTGGACACACGAATGGGAGAAGCACGGGACTTGTGCTGAGTCTGAGCTCGACCAACACGATTATTTTGAAGCCGGTCTCAAACTCAAACAGAAAGCTAACCTCCTTCATGCCCTCACCAATGCTG GGATCAAACCAGATgataaattttatgaaataaaagaTATTGAGAGGGCGATCAAGGAAGCAATTGGATTTGCTCCGGGAATAGAATGTAACAAGGATTCATCGCATAATAGCCAACTTTATCAGATTTATCTATGCGTTGACACTTCGGCCTCCAACTTCATCAACTGTCCTGTTATGCCACATGGTCGATGCGACTCTCGAGTTCAATTTCCCAAGTTCTAG
- the LOC125590504 gene encoding purple acid phosphatase 10-like has product MRVMYELWFVKNKVDIVFSGHVHAYERSERISNIAYNVVNGICSPVRDQSAPVYITIGDGGNIEGLATKFSIMRFDVLYGFWRMTEPQPKYSAFREASFGHTILSIKNRTHTHYGWHRNQDSYTVEADTMWFYNRFWHPINDSPSFHS; this is encoded by the exons ATGAGAGTGATGTATGAGCTGTGGTTCGTCAAAAACAAAGTAGATATTGTTTTTTCAGGTCACGTCCACGCCTACGAAAGATCA GAACGGATATCAAACATTGCATACAATGTGGTTAATGGCATTTGCAGTCCAGTGAGAGATCAATCTGCTCCTGTCTATATCACCATTGGTGATGGAGGAAATATTGAAGGACTGGCTACAAA attcaGTATAATGAGATTTGATGTGTTATATGGTTTCTGGAGAATGACTGAGCCTCAGCCTAAGTACTCTGCCTTCAGAGAAGCCAGTTTCGGGCACACGATACTCTCGATAAAGAACAGGACGCACACACACTATGGATGGCATAGGAACCAGGATAGTTACACCGTGGAGGCTGACACCATGTGGTTTTACAACCGATTCTGGCATCCTATTAATGATTCTCCTTCTTTCCATTCTTGA